A genomic stretch from Musa acuminata AAA Group cultivar baxijiao unplaced genomic scaffold, Cavendish_Baxijiao_AAA HiC_scaffold_1138, whole genome shotgun sequence includes:
- the LOC135583783 gene encoding transcription factor TRY-like, with amino-acid sequence MDSRRKRQRRTSKRCVSEEVSSVAWEFIDMTEQEEDLIYRMYRLVGDRWDLIAGRIPGRKPEEIERFWIMRHGEGFAAKRHGRYS; translated from the exons ATGGACAGCCGTCGAAAGAGGCAGCGCAGGACGTCGAAGCGGTGCGTGTCAGAAG AAGTCAGCAGCGTGGCGTGGGAGTTCATCGACATGACGGAGCAAGAAGAAGATCTCATCTACAGAATGTACAGGCTCGTGGGTGACAG GTGGGATCTGATCGCAGGGCGCATTCCCGGGCGCAAACCGGAGGAGATAGAGAGGTTTTGGATAATGAGGCACGGCGAGGGCTTCGCCGCCAAGAGACATGGGAGATACAGCTGA